Below is a window of Sporosarcina ureae DNA.
GAATGAAATCGATGGATGTATTCACGAGTATTCGATAAAACCATGTCTTTAAGTACTTAATTTCCTCGAGGCGATGAATATATTTTAACGCTTTGAAAATCGAATCTTGCACAATATCCAACGCATTTTCTTTGTTTTTCACATAGCTATAGGCGAGCCGATAATGAGCATTTTGGTTTTCAATTAAAAATTGCTCCACCTGCTCCATTTTTTTATTTTTTGTCATGACAAAAGGTTCACCTTCTTCAATTTTAAACATGTCGCGATCACGTCTTACTCTTTTGACGGACAGCTTCTGCAAAAAGTTTGGATTTTATTTTAAAAATAGACAAGAATAAGCTGATCACATGCTGTTGAGAGCAAGAATTATTTTTCTTGTTTCGTAACTGCTATACTCATGACTATACCAACGGATAAAGGAGCAATGTATTTTATGAAGAAATATATAAATGCGAATATATACGGTGACCCAGATTCCCATGAGTTTTTAGTGAAAGATGGTCAGTTTACCGCAATAGGTAATGATCTAGATAACGCAGATGAAGTAATTGATCTGCAAGGACGTTTAGTATTGCCACCTTATGTGGACCCTCATTTACATTTGGATTATATCTTTTCGGGACTAGGCGAAGGAAATGCAAATGTATCCGGAACATTATTTGAAGGCATTCAGCGTTGGAGTGATAATAAGAAATCATTGACTGAAGAAATGGTGCGTGAACGTGCGATAAAAGGAATTCAAAAAGAAGTGAGTAAAGGAGTTCAATTCATTCGTACACATGTAGACATTACAGATCCAAATTTAACGGGAATGAAAGCATTAGTTACACTGCGCGAAGAATTGAAAGACCTCGTTACATTACAACTCGTAGCTTTTCCTCAAGAAGGATTTTTTAGATATGAAGGGGCAGAGCGTTTAATGCAAGAAGCGCTTGAAATGGGTGCGGACGTAGTAGGGGGATTCCTCACTTTGAAATTTCGTATGAGCATGGCGTGGAGTCATTGCGACGTATTGTCGACATGGCCATCAAGCATAATGTGATGATT
It encodes the following:
- a CDS encoding amidohydrolase family protein, translated to MKKYINANIYGDPDSHEFLVKDGQFTAIGNDLDNADEVIDLQGRLVLPPYVDPHLHLDYIFSGLGEGNANVSGTLFEGIQRWSDNKKSLTEEMVRERAIKGIQKEVSKGVQFIRTHVDITDPNLTGMKALVTLREELKDLVTLQLVAFPQEGFFRYEGAERLMQEALEMGADVVGGFLTLKFRMSMAWSHCDVLSTWPSSIM